Proteins from a genomic interval of Quercus lobata isolate SW786 chromosome 11, ValleyOak3.0 Primary Assembly, whole genome shotgun sequence:
- the LOC115969325 gene encoding transcription factor bHLH121, translating into MEFIQNKQPPISTPTTNIAQNPRVLSTRSQPNSSQRSELELNDCLSARKIQKADREKLRRDRLNEHFVELGNVVDPNRPKNDKATILADTIQLVKDLTSQINKLQAEHATLSEESCELTQEKNDLREEKASLKSDIDNLNVQYQQRVRAMFPWAAMDHSVVIAPPSYPYPMAMPMPPGPIPMHPSMQPYPFYGNQNPGVIPNPCSTFVPYVTANTLVEQQSTQNVSQLVHPGNPSPILGKQDSRNKSSGESKIEKKKDSNDVTTELELKTPGSTEDQSLTSGKRKSKKSWRKENNDTEGSSSSRCSSSSSVKDSSSNSIIGGGKAGD; encoded by the exons ATGGAATTCATTCAAAACAAACAACCCCCAATCTCAACTCCAACAACGAATATTGCCCAAAACCCGCGCGTGCTCTCCACTCGCTCCCAACCCAATTCCAG TCAAAGGTCTGAACTTGAACTCAATGATTGCTTATCTGCAAGAAAAATTCAGAAGGCTGACCGAGAGAAATTGAGGAGGGATCGACTAAACGAGCATTTTGTCGAATTGGGAAATGTTGTAG ATCCTAATAGGCCTAAAAATGATAAAGCAACCATTCTAGCTGATACAATTCAATTGGTAAAAGACCTGACGTCTCAAATCAACAAACTCCAAGCTGAGCATGCTACACTAAGTGAAGAATCTTGTGAG TTGACACAGGAGAAAAACGATCTCAGAGAAGAGAAGGCATCTCTTAAATCTGATATAGACAACCTTAATGTTCAATATCAACAGAGAGTTAGGGCAATGTTCCCATGGGCTGCTATGGATCACTCTGTTGTCATTGCACCACCATCTTATCCGTATCCGATGGCAATGCCAATGCCTCCAGGACCAATTCCAATGCATCCATCTATGCAGCCTTATCCGTTCTATGGAAATCAGAACCCTGGGGTGATTCCTAACCCGTGTTCGACTTTTGTTCCGTATGTGACTGCAAATACGTTGGTTGAACAACAGTCCACCCAAAATGTATCTCAACTTGTGCATCCAGGCAATCCATCCCCCATCTTGGGAAAGCAAGATTCTAGAAACAAGTCATCTGGGGAGAgcaagattgaaaaaaaaaaggattccAATGATGTTACAACAGAACTGGAGCTGAAGACTCCTGGATCTACTGAAGATCAG AGTTTGACATCGGGAAAAAGAAAGTCTAAGAAGTCTTGGAGGAAGGAAAACAATGATACTGAAGGGAGTTCTTCAAGTAGGTGTTCTTCATCAAGTAGTGTGAAGGATAGCTCATCTAATAGCATTATTGGTGGTGGAAAGGCTGGTGACTGA
- the LOC115968306 gene encoding triosephosphate isomerase, chloroplastic, which produces MAVASTSLASQLSAQFSGLRRTSPKLDHSLSNSQSLFQHVNSHLRLTSSPKPPRGVVAMAGSGKFFVGGNWKCNGTKDSITKLISDLNSAKLETDVDVVVAPPFVYIDQVKNTLSDRIEISGQNSWVGKGGAFTGEISVEQLKDIGAKWVILGHSERRHVIGEDDQFIGKKAAYALSEGLGVIACIGEKLEERESGKTFDVCFQQLKAFADAVSSWDNIVIAYEPVWAIGTGKVATPLQAQEVHVAVRDWLKKNVSAEVASKTRIIYGGSVNGGNCAELAKQEDIDGFLVGGASLKGPEFATIVNSVTSKKVAA; this is translated from the exons ATGGCGGTGGCTTCAACATCTCTAGCATCCCAACTCTCCGCCCAGTTCTCCGGTCTCCGCCGCACTTCTCCAAAACTCGACCACTCCCTCTCCAACTCTCAATCCTTATTCCAACATGTTAACTCTCATCTCCGCCTCACTTCCTCTCCTAAACCCCCACGTGGCGTCGTTGCTATGGCTGGCTCCGGCAAG TTCTTTGTTGGTGGAAACTGGAAGTGC aatgggACGAAAGACTCAATCACCAAACTCATTTCTGATTTGAACAGTGCGAAACTGGAAACTGATGTTG ATGTTGTAGTGGCACCTCCCTTTGTTTACATCGATCAGGTGAAGAACACGCTATCAGATCGGATTGAGATATCTGGTCAGAACTCTTGGGTTGGAAAAGGTGGTGCTTTCACAGGAGAAATCAG TGTGGAACAATTGAAAGATATTGGTGCCAAGTGGGTTATTCTTGGTCATTCAGAGCGGAGACATGTTATTGGTGAAGATGATCAG TTTATAGGAAAGAAAGCTGCCTATGCCTTGAGTGAGGGTCTTGGAGTAATAGCTTGCATTGGGGAGAAATTAGAAGAAAGAGAATCAGGGAAAACCTTTGATGTATGTTTTCAGCAATTGAAGGCTTTTGCAG ATGCAGTATCTAGTTGGGACAATATAGTTATTGCTTATGAGCCTGTTTGGGCAATTGGGACTGGTAAAGTGGCAACACCATTGCAAGCACAGGAAGTACATGTAGCTGTTCGTGACTGGCTAAAAAAGAACGTCTCAGCAGAAGTTGCATCTAAGACACGAATTATTTATGGAG GGTCTGTAAATGGAGGCAATTGTGCTGAGCTTGCAAAGCAAGAAGATATTGATGGTTTTCTTGTTGGTGGTGCATCCTTAAAG GGTCCTGAATTTGCTACCATTGTTAATTCGGTGACATCCAAGAAAGTTGCTGCTTGA